In Luteolibacter sp. Y139, the following proteins share a genomic window:
- a CDS encoding GNAT family N-acetyltransferase encodes MKLIRKALEVRDMLAERKRLRGPAELQYAIADRIGMLDAGTWNSLAESAGFFMSRDYLLALERVLPANIQPRYALIYDAGHRPVAAVCMQLVDISVGQVRKPKEPAPEACSCAALEKLAGKVSQRVLICGNLLSYGQHGVAFVPDFPEETIWHGVAEVLYRVRTADKLRGTTHFVMIKDVHEPFHKGVSSLANLSYRYVETEPNMVLTLDAAWKSHDDYLASLSSKYRAGIRNNVLKPIEQAGCRVGLLPEIDSLQDRVHELYRAVQNNADFRPYELRPEYFPALQQASGDRLRCSGIWRGDELLGFLITLADGETAFAYHIGFDREAAAGLPVYLRLLHAGIADAIALGCRRISFGRTALEPKAALGAKPEPFGVMLRHRQPVLNKLIKRLLLCVEHDEAPERNPFKSAAKAG; translated from the coding sequence ATGAAACTCATCCGCAAGGCGCTCGAGGTCCGGGACATGCTGGCCGAGCGCAAGCGCCTTCGCGGCCCGGCGGAGCTCCAGTATGCCATCGCCGACCGCATCGGGATGTTGGATGCGGGCACATGGAATTCATTGGCGGAGAGCGCGGGGTTTTTCATGTCGCGCGACTACCTGCTGGCCCTCGAACGCGTGCTGCCCGCCAACATCCAGCCGCGTTACGCCCTCATTTACGACGCCGGACACCGGCCGGTCGCTGCGGTTTGCATGCAGCTCGTCGACATCAGCGTCGGCCAGGTGCGGAAACCAAAGGAGCCTGCGCCGGAAGCGTGTTCATGTGCGGCGCTGGAAAAGCTGGCGGGCAAGGTGAGCCAGCGGGTGCTGATCTGCGGGAACCTGCTGAGCTACGGCCAGCACGGCGTCGCTTTCGTGCCTGATTTCCCGGAGGAAACCATCTGGCATGGAGTGGCCGAGGTCCTCTACCGCGTCCGCACGGCGGACAAGCTGCGCGGCACCACCCACTTCGTCATGATCAAGGACGTCCACGAGCCTTTCCACAAGGGAGTCTCGTCGCTCGCCAACCTGAGCTACCGCTACGTCGAAACGGAGCCCAACATGGTTCTCACCCTTGATGCCGCGTGGAAATCCCATGACGACTACCTCGCCAGCCTTTCGTCGAAATACCGCGCCGGGATCCGCAACAATGTCCTCAAGCCCATCGAACAGGCGGGCTGCAGGGTCGGGCTCCTCCCGGAAATCGATTCCCTCCAAGACCGCGTGCACGAACTCTATCGTGCGGTCCAAAATAATGCGGACTTCCGGCCCTACGAGCTGAGACCGGAGTATTTCCCTGCCTTGCAGCAGGCCTCCGGCGACCGCCTGCGCTGCAGTGGGATCTGGCGGGGAGACGAGCTGCTGGGATTCCTGATCACCCTCGCAGACGGGGAAACCGCGTTCGCCTACCACATCGGATTCGACCGCGAGGCCGCGGCCGGGCTGCCGGTCTACCTGCGGCTGCTGCATGCCGGCATCGCCGATGCCATCGCACTGGGGTGCAGGCGGATTTCCTTTGGCCGCACGGCGCTGGAGCCGAAGGCCGCGCTCGGCGCGAAGCCGGAACCCTTCGGCGTCATGCTTCGCCACCGGCAACCGGTGCTTAACAAGTTGATCAAGAGGCTGCTGCTCTGCGTGGAGCACGACGAGGCGCCGGAGCGGAATCCCTTCAAGAGCGCGGCGAAGGCCGGTTGA
- a CDS encoding sigma-70 family RNA polymerase sigma factor — MNHDSELDARERLTRHWLESEPAVRAYVFAAVRAFHDAEDVVQQVALTVARRFEEYDEKRPFVGWALWLAKSRVIDHFRKQGRDRLVFSETLLDQMADALVQRQPEGSARQAAMERCIAKLPEKSRQLLELRYEEGSSMERVAAAVDSTAAAVRVMLFRIRNLLAGCIQTELGKEAR; from the coding sequence GTGAACCACGATTCTGAACTCGACGCGCGCGAGCGGCTGACCCGGCACTGGCTGGAGTCGGAGCCGGCGGTGCGGGCGTATGTGTTCGCGGCGGTGCGCGCGTTTCATGACGCGGAGGACGTGGTGCAGCAGGTGGCGCTGACGGTGGCGCGGAGGTTCGAAGAATACGACGAGAAGCGGCCTTTCGTGGGGTGGGCGCTGTGGCTGGCGAAATCGCGGGTGATTGATCATTTCCGGAAGCAGGGCCGGGACCGGCTGGTGTTTTCCGAGACCTTGCTGGATCAAATGGCGGACGCGCTGGTGCAGCGGCAGCCGGAGGGCAGCGCGCGGCAGGCGGCGATGGAGCGGTGCATCGCGAAACTGCCAGAGAAGTCGCGGCAGTTGCTGGAGCTGCGCTATGAAGAAGGTTCCTCCATGGAGCGGGTGGCGGCGGCGGTGGATTCCACGGCGGCGGCGGTGCGGGTGATGTTGTTCCGGATTCGCAACCTGCTGGCGGGGTGCATTCAGACCGAACTCGGGAAGGAGGCGCGATGA
- a CDS encoding FecR family protein — protein MNDADRQLVDLYLDGELPDEEAARLMERIDGDPEAVGYLADRALLQADLRRSLKRQHLEQWAVASAASEKAGSRGRRPVWLALAACLALLIGGTMWWRAKADGVDLQVVHVEGAARLHGRGEAVSVGETLSLREIELESGFLRVRLENGVLLDLNGPLAANFESGMRMRLGHGRMSADVGTNGKGFTVVTDAGETVDLGTRFGVEADASGESRVAVFSGEVKVRSGGKGSEFTTLREGEAVKFTALAGLRRWTQVALAVDAAGLERTPADGVIESVRDNLGDEELHPFYGIVRGGMRPGALAFTDKPNPRWAPRTGDALPAGLLGADLVRTYHQFRLEREYSLTLTLRERAAVFVLIDARQELPPWLKQRFRNTGESVRVGPWMPGLTGEPGVELGEDGLPYLNFSVWRAEAEAGDIVLGRALRRRSKDMPFPFMYGVAVKALPSK, from the coding sequence ATGAACGACGCCGACCGGCAATTGGTGGACCTGTATCTGGATGGAGAGCTGCCGGATGAGGAGGCCGCACGGCTGATGGAACGGATCGATGGTGATCCGGAAGCGGTTGGCTATCTGGCGGACCGTGCGCTGCTGCAGGCGGATCTGCGCCGTTCGCTGAAGCGGCAACATCTTGAGCAGTGGGCGGTGGCGTCAGCGGCGAGTGAGAAGGCCGGGAGTCGCGGGCGGAGGCCGGTGTGGCTGGCCCTTGCGGCGTGCCTGGCGTTGCTGATCGGTGGGACGATGTGGTGGCGGGCGAAGGCGGACGGCGTGGACCTTCAGGTGGTGCATGTGGAAGGGGCCGCGAGGCTGCACGGTCGCGGAGAGGCGGTGTCGGTGGGTGAGACGCTGTCGCTGCGGGAGATCGAGTTGGAGAGTGGCTTTCTGCGGGTGCGTTTGGAGAATGGGGTGCTGCTGGATTTGAACGGGCCGCTGGCGGCGAACTTTGAGAGCGGGATGCGGATGCGGCTCGGGCACGGGCGGATGAGCGCGGATGTGGGGACGAATGGCAAAGGCTTCACGGTGGTGACGGACGCGGGCGAGACGGTGGATCTCGGGACGAGGTTCGGCGTGGAGGCGGATGCGAGCGGTGAGTCGCGCGTGGCGGTTTTTTCCGGAGAGGTGAAGGTGCGCTCTGGTGGAAAGGGAAGTGAGTTCACCACGCTGCGCGAGGGGGAAGCGGTGAAGTTCACGGCATTGGCGGGGCTGCGGCGATGGACGCAGGTGGCGCTGGCGGTGGATGCGGCGGGTTTGGAGCGGACTCCGGCGGATGGCGTGATCGAGTCCGTGCGCGACAACCTTGGTGATGAGGAATTGCACCCGTTTTATGGAATCGTGCGCGGGGGCATGCGGCCGGGCGCGCTGGCATTCACCGACAAGCCGAATCCCCGATGGGCCCCCCGGACCGGAGACGCGCTTCCAGCCGGGCTGTTAGGGGCCGATTTAGTTCGGACCTACCATCAGTTCCGGCTGGAGCGCGAGTATTCCCTTACGCTGACGTTGCGGGAAAGGGCTGCGGTGTTCGTGCTGATCGATGCGCGGCAAGAGCTGCCGCCGTGGTTGAAGCAGCGTTTCAGGAACACCGGCGAGAGCGTCCGGGTGGGGCCGTGGATGCCTGGCCTGACGGGTGAGCCGGGCGTTGAGTTGGGCGAGGATGGATTGCCCTATTTGAATTTCTCGGTGTGGCGCGCGGAAGCGGAGGCGGGGGATATCGTGCTCGGTCGTGCGCTTCGGCGCCGATCGAAGGACATGCCTTTTCCCTTCATGTATGGCGTGGCGGTGAAGGCGCTGCCTTCCAAGTGA
- a CDS encoding DUF1588 domain-containing protein: MRSLFPPAVLWLAAIAARAEPVAKVEAYLESYCLSCHDAETQKGKVNLEEFHREHDLRQLFDVYDQTVLEAMPPQKKKQPSPEERAAFTAQLEQWLADAGHDRKLEPGFGNYVDHDALFTPNHLEPVSAKRVWRVDASAMAEIGNRLVGRDVYRPKRQGVSKEDPSFTYRAPAHAFRDYDATSYFEDTTTELALAYAKQIAGYMEQFRFSPQQKQLDEADKLPNKAKREERKKLIGPVDRVGTTYRLLFNREITDKERKELAALDERSAVTALILKCDSVFRMEGRMDDYELARTLGFALDEKGADPALYQDVARRPLGEVLDERMKTEAFQWRLVRFLREYFEYDRAPDVFKDPETQAPTLVPHGVEYHPDWHVADADQFCLRILREDENVLRQLLTSNRYSIRGGLNTAHTNLGQRNRQNGYYAGFHGVYGLKPEDLAPWRADYDLPDRKGMLMHPAWLIAFSDKEKNQAIQRGRWVTTKLLGGQIPDTPVEVDATLPDDPALTLREKMAKVTHASKCWACHSHMDDLGLPFEQFDFFGKFRTQELGRPVDTTGLAMGNKIENPYTYVEELASSRRVQQVFLRHVFRFFMGRNETLNDANTLIAMDKAFQPKGSLKAALKVLFLSDNFRLRH; the protein is encoded by the coding sequence ATGCGTTCCTTGTTTCCGCCCGCCGTGCTGTGGCTGGCAGCAATCGCGGCGCGGGCGGAGCCAGTCGCAAAGGTCGAGGCGTATTTGGAAAGCTACTGTCTCAGTTGCCACGATGCCGAGACGCAGAAGGGCAAGGTGAACCTCGAGGAGTTCCATCGGGAACACGACTTGCGCCAGCTCTTCGATGTCTATGACCAGACGGTGCTGGAGGCGATGCCGCCGCAAAAGAAGAAGCAACCGAGCCCGGAAGAGCGGGCCGCATTCACCGCCCAATTGGAACAGTGGCTCGCAGATGCAGGGCACGACCGGAAGTTGGAGCCGGGCTTTGGCAACTATGTGGATCACGACGCGTTGTTCACGCCGAACCACCTTGAGCCTGTTTCGGCGAAACGCGTGTGGCGGGTGGATGCGAGCGCGATGGCGGAGATTGGAAACCGGCTGGTGGGAAGAGATGTTTATCGTCCCAAGAGGCAGGGTGTGAGCAAGGAGGATCCGTCCTTCACCTATCGTGCCCCGGCGCACGCTTTCCGCGACTACGATGCGACGAGCTACTTCGAGGATACGACCACGGAGCTGGCACTTGCCTATGCGAAGCAGATCGCCGGCTACATGGAACAGTTCCGCTTTTCGCCCCAGCAGAAGCAATTGGATGAAGCGGACAAGTTGCCTAACAAGGCGAAGCGTGAGGAACGGAAGAAGCTGATCGGCCCGGTGGATCGGGTGGGCACGACGTATCGTCTGCTGTTCAATCGCGAGATCACCGATAAGGAGCGAAAGGAACTCGCTGCTCTCGACGAGCGGTCGGCGGTGACCGCCTTGATCCTGAAGTGCGATTCCGTTTTCCGCATGGAGGGCAGGATGGATGACTACGAGCTGGCGCGGACGCTGGGCTTCGCACTGGATGAGAAAGGTGCTGATCCGGCGCTCTATCAAGACGTCGCCAGGCGGCCGCTGGGGGAGGTGCTCGACGAGCGCATGAAGACCGAGGCGTTCCAGTGGCGGCTGGTGCGCTTCTTGCGCGAATATTTCGAATACGACCGGGCGCCGGATGTGTTCAAGGATCCGGAGACGCAAGCGCCGACGCTGGTTCCCCATGGAGTCGAGTATCATCCCGACTGGCATGTGGCGGACGCGGATCAATTCTGTCTCCGCATCCTGCGGGAGGACGAGAACGTGCTCCGGCAACTGCTGACCTCCAACCGCTATTCGATCCGCGGCGGGCTGAACACCGCGCACACGAATCTCGGCCAGCGCAACCGGCAGAATGGCTACTATGCCGGCTTCCACGGGGTTTACGGGCTCAAGCCGGAGGATCTCGCGCCGTGGCGCGCGGACTACGACTTGCCGGACCGCAAGGGAATGCTGATGCACCCCGCGTGGCTCATTGCCTTCTCCGACAAAGAAAAGAACCAGGCGATCCAACGCGGGCGCTGGGTCACGACCAAGCTGCTGGGCGGGCAGATTCCCGACACGCCGGTCGAGGTGGATGCCACGCTGCCGGATGATCCGGCGCTTACCCTCCGGGAGAAGATGGCGAAGGTCACGCATGCCTCGAAATGCTGGGCCTGCCACAGCCACATGGATGATCTGGGGCTGCCCTTCGAGCAGTTCGATTTCTTCGGGAAATTCCGCACGCAGGAGCTTGGCCGTCCAGTGGACACGACAGGCCTTGCGATGGGTAACAAGATCGAGAATCCGTACACCTACGTCGAGGAACTGGCGAGTTCCCGCCGGGTGCAGCAGGTGTTCCTGCGCCATGTCTTCCGCTTCTTCATGGGACGGAACGAGACGCTCAACGATGCGAACACACTCATCGCGATGGACAAGGCCTTTCAGCCGAAAGGTTCGCTGAAGGCCGCACTGAAGGTGCTGTTCCTTTCCGACAACTTCCGCCTCCGCCACTGA
- a CDS encoding DUF1552 domain-containing protein encodes MNRRHFLQSSAAALGAGMFSPLSSLLAATTPVVPGRTKYLFVVESNGLPGRQIHPSGVPFIPLGKRETFREYKIKGLPMALEPIGDYMDKMCIVQGITGRVCGGGHSNDHGTLGSYNARDGRLIAGPTIDYLLGAQNRERIFENVVLGINGNNKDVVFNLSAEGADRPIATICNPVTAYNRLFGALGNPDEIARDRALIEYLKGDIDRSQQELGTSKPDWKLQKYREAFEAIDKRNSRIGGLKLDHIPKLTDKYRSEDHVQMLDAHFEIASAALSGNLTDSATIAVGVGFEHFIINMESLEGVHTPRHGLGHANMKGRDSLVPQESHEEAARVRRYLFKLIARTLGEVDNLVVVYTSDAAEKHHSNGEEWPHVIVGNQPNLRLDGRYLYYPEDGKDGQRTLNALHNTLLRAGGIEMDSFGQLVKTVPMAAQVGTLPELLA; translated from the coding sequence ATGAACCGCCGCCATTTCCTTCAAAGCAGCGCTGCCGCCCTCGGGGCCGGCATGTTCAGCCCGCTGAGTTCGCTCCTCGCGGCAACAACGCCGGTGGTGCCCGGACGGACCAAGTATCTCTTCGTGGTCGAAAGCAACGGCTTGCCCGGTCGCCAGATTCACCCGTCCGGTGTGCCCTTCATTCCCCTGGGCAAGCGCGAGACTTTCCGCGAATACAAGATCAAGGGCCTGCCCATGGCGCTGGAGCCGATCGGCGACTACATGGACAAGATGTGCATCGTGCAGGGCATCACCGGCAGGGTGTGCGGTGGCGGGCACTCGAATGATCACGGCACGCTCGGGTCCTACAATGCACGTGACGGGCGACTCATCGCGGGTCCCACCATCGACTACCTGCTCGGAGCGCAGAACCGGGAGCGGATCTTCGAGAACGTGGTGCTTGGGATCAATGGCAACAACAAGGACGTGGTCTTCAATCTTTCCGCCGAAGGTGCCGACCGGCCCATCGCCACGATCTGCAATCCGGTCACGGCCTATAACCGGCTCTTTGGCGCGCTTGGCAATCCCGACGAGATCGCCAGGGACCGGGCGCTGATTGAGTATCTCAAGGGCGACATCGATCGCTCGCAACAAGAGTTGGGAACTTCGAAGCCGGATTGGAAATTGCAGAAATACCGCGAGGCATTCGAAGCGATCGACAAGAGGAACAGCAGGATCGGCGGCTTGAAGCTCGATCACATCCCGAAGCTCACCGACAAGTATCGCTCGGAGGATCACGTGCAGATGTTAGATGCGCATTTCGAGATCGCCTCTGCCGCACTGAGCGGAAACCTGACGGACTCCGCCACGATCGCCGTCGGTGTCGGCTTCGAGCATTTCATCATTAACATGGAGTCGCTCGAGGGTGTGCACACGCCACGTCACGGTCTGGGGCACGCCAACATGAAGGGCCGGGACAGCCTGGTCCCCCAAGAGTCGCACGAGGAGGCGGCTCGGGTCCGGCGCTATCTTTTCAAGCTGATCGCCCGCACGCTCGGCGAGGTGGACAATCTCGTGGTCGTTTACACCTCCGACGCCGCGGAGAAGCATCACAGCAATGGGGAGGAATGGCCGCATGTCATCGTCGGCAATCAGCCCAACCTGCGGCTCGATGGTCGCTATCTCTACTATCCGGAGGATGGCAAAGACGGGCAGCGAACGCTGAACGCGCTGCACAACACGCTGCTCCGTGCCGGCGGCATCGAGATGGATTCCTTCGGCCAACTGGTCAAAACCGTGCCGATGGCGGCGCAGGTCGGAACTCTTCCGGAATTGCTCGCATGA
- a CDS encoding bifunctional nuclease family protein, translating to MPDLVRVEPIALLPTPAGCAVFLGDGKKSIVFYIDLAIGASINAALAGETPPRPLTHDLYLLTLEAFGAKVRRAVIVAIEKEIYYARLILEAENEIMERKIVELDARPSDCIAIAVRAGAPIFVLRELWETLEDMTSVLQDMRDKGMDLGGGA from the coding sequence GTGCCTGATTTGGTCCGCGTCGAACCCATCGCCCTGCTCCCCACCCCCGCCGGCTGCGCCGTCTTCCTCGGGGACGGCAAGAAATCCATCGTCTTCTACATCGATCTCGCCATCGGCGCCTCGATCAATGCCGCCCTCGCCGGCGAGACCCCGCCGCGACCGCTCACCCACGATCTCTACCTGCTCACGCTGGAAGCCTTCGGCGCCAAGGTCCGCCGCGCCGTCATCGTCGCCATCGAGAAGGAAATCTACTACGCCCGCCTCATCCTCGAGGCCGAAAACGAAATCATGGAGCGCAAGATCGTCGAACTCGACGCCCGCCCCAGCGACTGCATCGCCATCGCCGTTCGGGCAGGAGCGCCCATCTTCGTTCTCCGCGAGCTCTGGGAAACGCTCGAGGACATGACCAGCGTCCTCCAGGACATGCGCGACAAGGGCATGGACCTCGGCGGCGGCGCGTGA
- a CDS encoding metallophosphoesterase, with product MNRRRALKTLFCSSALMNLNLSAFGQAEPVAGTLDLLALGDFGTGDERQRAVARGMARYAASLGKKPDGLIFLGDNFYSAMPGGLTSPRWQTGFSQVYPGEDFPGPCWPILGNHDYHDNRGGELVQIGYAKSLNRKTRWTFPAKFYRVDLPQVTMLMIDTNWETINRRVHNNDGVNCWMQADEQSAQLLWLERELSSKRAPFTIVCGHHPLYSDANHGDTPELVEILGPMLEKHGVHAYFCGHDHDLQHMELDGLRTSFVLSGGGGARLYDDEKHPRKGSKVFDVFGFTHISISGGDMTIRHIDPNGKIVHAFAKNTRYEWQNLG from the coding sequence ATGAACCGCCGCCGAGCCCTGAAGACGCTGTTTTGCTCCAGCGCCCTGATGAACTTGAACCTGAGCGCATTCGGGCAGGCTGAGCCGGTTGCCGGCACGCTGGATTTGCTGGCGCTGGGGGACTTCGGGACGGGGGATGAGCGGCAGAGGGCGGTCGCGCGCGGGATGGCGCGCTATGCTGCCAGCCTCGGGAAAAAGCCGGATGGTCTGATCTTCCTCGGCGACAATTTCTACAGCGCGATGCCCGGTGGCCTGACCTCGCCGCGCTGGCAGACCGGATTCTCGCAAGTCTATCCCGGTGAGGACTTTCCCGGTCCCTGCTGGCCAATCCTGGGCAACCACGATTATCACGACAACCGGGGCGGCGAGCTGGTTCAGATCGGGTATGCCAAGTCATTGAACCGCAAGACCCGCTGGACCTTCCCGGCGAAGTTCTACCGCGTGGACCTGCCGCAGGTGACGATGCTGATGATCGACACCAACTGGGAGACGATCAATCGCCGGGTCCACAACAACGACGGGGTGAATTGCTGGATGCAGGCGGACGAGCAGTCGGCCCAACTGTTGTGGCTGGAGCGGGAGCTTTCCTCAAAGCGGGCACCCTTCACGATCGTCTGCGGGCACCACCCGCTCTACTCGGATGCCAACCATGGCGACACCCCGGAGCTGGTGGAAATCCTGGGGCCGATGCTCGAAAAACATGGGGTGCATGCCTATTTCTGCGGCCACGACCACGATCTGCAGCACATGGAGCTGGATGGACTGCGGACGTCCTTCGTGCTGTCCGGGGGTGGCGGGGCGCGGCTCTATGATGACGAAAAGCATCCCCGGAAAGGATCGAAAGTCTTTGATGTCTTTGGTTTTACCCACATTTCGATCTCGGGGGGCGATATGACCATCCGCCACATCGATCCGAACGGGAAAATCGTCCACGCGTTCGCCAAAAATACCCGCTACGAGTGGCAGAATCTCGGCTGA
- a CDS encoding type B 50S ribosomal protein L31, with protein sequence MKKDLHPKYNPVVFVDMTTGARFVSRSTKSSDKKEVIDGVEHAIISIGITSDSHPFFTGKSTFVDTEGRIDKFQKRFGAVRRVAKPKVG encoded by the coding sequence ATGAAAAAGGATCTTCATCCCAAGTACAACCCGGTCGTCTTCGTTGACATGACCACCGGTGCCCGTTTCGTCAGCCGCTCGACCAAGTCTTCCGACAAGAAGGAAGTCATCGACGGTGTGGAACACGCCATCATCTCGATCGGTATCACCTCGGACTCGCACCCGTTCTTCACGGGCAAGTCGACCTTCGTCGACACCGAAGGCCGTATCGACAAGTTCCAGAAGCGCTTCGGTGCGGTTCGCCGCGTCGCCAAGCCGAAGGTTGGCTAA
- a CDS encoding DUF6607 family protein, giving the protein MKRPSYILWLAACAGLQTLPAQEAKPEPAGHVFAWGFMDWKDMSTRGGTTKGSDATLLEGSKEAWKKLQEPGLSKFEKDRRAILAMAGNYRVSFDFTETLGLAENFKPTRPYFSWGTENVTLLEDRGEFISLQHSLVMYFKNDKGETDGPHVMKHWRQDWTWQDPELQVYQGDLTWKKLPTPNPQGRWSQAVFQVDDSPRYEVAGTWTHDGGLSTWRSDDCPRPLPRREFTIRKDYNVLEGTHEISITPTGWVHVQSNRKMQVDKDGTRTCRGKELGVDRYEEITSPDLATPFNAYWAKTGDYWKDVRDTWATVLKEKDTFSMKNTYDDKQLFEIHFDHADKLEKGEDAGDDLQHAKQTIANFLNP; this is encoded by the coding sequence ATGAAGCGCCCCTCCTACATCCTCTGGCTCGCCGCCTGCGCCGGCTTGCAGACCCTGCCCGCCCAGGAAGCCAAGCCCGAACCCGCCGGCCACGTCTTCGCCTGGGGCTTCATGGACTGGAAGGACATGTCCACCCGCGGCGGCACCACCAAGGGCTCGGACGCAACCCTCCTCGAAGGCTCCAAGGAAGCATGGAAAAAACTCCAGGAGCCCGGCCTCTCGAAATTCGAGAAAGACCGCCGCGCCATCCTCGCCATGGCTGGCAACTATCGCGTCAGCTTCGACTTCACCGAAACCCTCGGCCTCGCCGAAAACTTCAAGCCCACCCGCCCCTACTTCTCATGGGGCACCGAGAACGTCACCCTGCTCGAAGACCGCGGCGAATTCATCAGTCTCCAGCACTCGCTGGTGATGTATTTCAAGAACGACAAGGGCGAGACCGACGGCCCGCACGTCATGAAGCACTGGCGCCAGGACTGGACCTGGCAGGATCCGGAACTGCAGGTCTATCAAGGCGACCTCACTTGGAAAAAGCTTCCCACTCCGAATCCACAAGGCCGCTGGTCCCAAGCCGTCTTCCAGGTCGATGACTCGCCGCGCTATGAAGTCGCGGGCACTTGGACCCACGACGGCGGCCTCTCCACCTGGCGCAGCGATGACTGCCCCCGCCCCCTTCCGCGCCGCGAGTTCACCATCCGCAAGGACTACAATGTCCTCGAAGGCACCCACGAGATCAGCATCACCCCCACCGGCTGGGTCCACGTCCAAAGCAACCGCAAGATGCAAGTCGACAAGGACGGCACTCGCACCTGCCGCGGCAAGGAACTCGGCGTCGACCGCTACGAGGAAATCACCTCACCCGACCTCGCCACCCCCTTCAACGCCTACTGGGCCAAGACCGGCGACTACTGGAAAGACGTCCGCGACACCTGGGCCACCGTGCTCAAGGAAAAGGACACCTTCTCGATGAAGAACACTTACGACGACAAGCAGCTCTTCGAGATCCACTTCGACCACGCCGACAAACTCGAAAAAGGCGAAGACGCCGGCGACGACCTCCAGCACGCCAAGCAGACCATCGCGAACTTCTTGAATCCATAG